ctctctctattttaatacttacacccacattttctctctccaattaaacacattaaccaataactcatAAAATCTCGTTCCGACCAAGGAatatgtcatcttagccggggcAGAGGGAATAATATTCTTAACAAAAACATTGTACCAActaaatggattttaatttttatgtttaaaaGTAGCTGCTAAGGATGAATAGAATGATGGAGTGCTAGAAAAGTTTATGATTTGTATTTTAGATTACTGCCAATTTTGCTTTGATTTCACTGCCATGATATTTACTTCATTGTCTTTTGTAGGTCGTTGCATTCGGCACATGTATGACTATGGAGCTATCATCTTCTTAGGAATTGATAACTTACGATCCATTTTCCTTGATAGTGACAACTGTACAAAGTTAATTGAATTCATTTCTGATTCAACTTATCTAAGTGGTTGTGCAAGTCTTTTAGGCTCTACAACAACTTTGAAGAATCACTGGACAGTCTAAAATCCTTAACTATGCTAGGTTATTGTTGGGATTTCCTTTCCTAATATGTAAGTATTTCTCTCATATACTCTTTTGTCGACGAGGAATAGTGTCTTACTTAGTAATTCCTGGTCATTGTTTAACAGTTATGATATTAAAGTTGTTCAGAAGAACAAGTTCAATGATACAAATGAGTTATCGAAGAACCTTTTAAGTGGGAATGAGTGGTATTGTCAGCAAGCCTTTCAGGCTCTAAACCAGGCTGCAAGTAGATCTTCTTCTTCCTAAAATTTGTTTCTCCAACTCTACTTCATGTATGCATAGTTTGTTCTTTCCTATATTGTTCTTTCAAGTGGTCAGTTGTATTGTCTTTCATGCCATCCGGTGTCTTTCATGTCATCTAGTGTGACGCTTCCTTAATCCCATCATTTTGGTCATTGGTGGATAAATAttggcgctcggctaggcggtgcgctaggcgctattgtggatgctcttaaataaAGCGCGCAGCAGATCTAATCTCTCAGTAGTATTATATTATGTAAATAGTGACAACAAATTTGAACGTTAGAGACATATCTATTGATATAAAACAAGAAAATCAAGCACAACAATATTGCAACAGTAAACATATCAATATATTGTCAATAGTAATGATAAGTGGGAATATTATAAACTCAAAACTATCAATTTTATAATCATTATTGTcaatttaaaaatgtaaaaataagtGAAAATTTATTTGTATATGAATAATActcttataaataaattttatgaaaaaatatactccctccgtcccatataaattggtcatatttcctttttcgtccgtctcatACAAATAGTCAcatatccatttatggtaatctttttctccttctttttaACTTTTTCATTTATGGGTCCaccatccactacacaatttcaattatttttttctcattctctcttactttaccaaattacgcattaaaacccgtgccaaccCTAAAGGGTcaatttctatgggacggaggaagtaaataaaatgaataaaatgctTTTCATTATGATTTTAGAAGTGTTTAATGGTTAAGAATCTTagtattctgtcccacatcggtgatgtGACAGAGCCTAGATTACtctcttgtactatatatatgtggcatGTGTTGAGTAATAAATTAGACCAAATACCTACGTCTACACCTAAAAAAATATAGACATAGTGGAGAAAGTAGTAGTTAGTactctgtcccacatcggtgattTGGGACagaatactactccctccgtcccacttaaaatgacacgttttcctttttagtttgtcccaactaagatgacacatttcctttttttggaaactttctctctccaattaatacactcaaccactttttccaactcctattaaaatattcatctctctttctctctctattttaatacttacacccacattttctctctccaattaaacacattaaccaataactcatAAAATCTCGTTCCGACCAAGGAatatgtcatcttagccggggcAGAGGGAATAATATTCTTAACAAAAACATTGTACCAActaaatggattttaatttttatgtttaaaaGTAGCTGCTAAGGATGAATAGAATGATGGAGTGCTAGAAAAGTTTATGATTTGTATTTTAGATTACTGCCCATTTTGCTTTGATTTCACTGCCATGATATTTACTCCATTGTCTTTTGTAGGTCGTTGCATTCGGCACATGTATGACTATGGAGCTATCATCTTCTTAGGAATTGATAACTTACGATCCATTTTCCTTGATAGTGACAACTGTACAAAGTTAATTGAATTCATTTCTGATTCAACTTATCTAAGTGGTTGTGCAAGTCTTTTAGGCTCTACAACAACTTTGAAGAATCACTGGACAGTCTAAAATCCTTAACTATGCTAGGTTATTGTTGGGATTTCCTTTCCTAATATGTAAGTATTTCTCTCATATACTCTTTTGTCGACGAGGAATAGTGTCTTACTTAGTAATTCCTGGTCATTGTTTAACAGTTATGATATTAAAGTTGTTCAGAAGAACAAGTTCAATGATACAAATGAGTTATCGAAGAACCTTTTAAGTGGGAATGAGTGGTATTGTCAGCAAGCCTTTCAGGCTCTAAACCAGGCTGCAAGTAGATCTTCTTCTTCCTAAAATTTGTTTCTCCAACTCTACTTCATGTATGCATAGTTTGTTCTTTCCTATATTGTTCTTTCAAGTGGTCAGTTGTATTGTCTTTCATGCCATCCGGTGTCTTTCATGTCATCTAGTGTGACGCTTCCTTAATCCCATCATTTTGGTCATTGGTGGATAAATAttggcgctcggctaggcggtgcgctaggcgctattgtggatgctcttaaataaAGCGCGCAGCAGATCTAATCTCTCAGTAGTATTATATTATGTAAATAGTGACAACAAATTTGAACGTTAGAGACATATCTATTGATATAAAACAAGAAAATCAAGCACAACAATATTACAACAGTAAACATATCAATATATTGTCAATAGTAATGATAAGTGGGAATATTATAAACTCAAAACTATCAATTTTATAATCATTATTGTcaatttaaaaatgtaaaaataagtGAAAATTTATTTGTATATGAATAATActcttataaataaattttatgaaaaaatatactccctccgtcccatataaattggtcatatttcctttttcgtccgtctcatACAAATAGTCAcatatccatttatggtaatctttttctccttctttttaACTTTTTCATTTATGGGTCCaccatccactacacaatttcaattatttttttctcattctctcttactttaccaaattacgcattaaaacccgtgccaaccCTAAAGGGTcaatttctatgggacggaggaagtaaataaaatgaataaaatgctTTTCATTATGATTTTAGAAGTGTTTAATGGTTAAGAATCTTagtattctgtcccacatcggtgatgtGACAGAGCCTAGATTACtctcttgtactatatatatgtggcatGTGTTGAGTAATAAATTAGACCAAATACCTACGTCTACACCTAAAAAAATATAGACATAGTGGAGAAAGTAGTAGTTAGTactctgtcccacatcggtgattTGGGACagaatactactccctccgtcccacttaaaatgacacgttttcctttttagtttgtcccaactaagatgacacatttcctttttttggaaactttctctctccaattaatacactcaaccactttttccaactcctattaaaatattcatctctctttctctctctattttaatacttacacccacattttctctctccaattaaacacattaaccaataactcatAAAATCTCGTTCCGACCAAGGAatatgtcatcttagccggggcAGAGGGAATAATATTCTTAACAAAAACATTGTACCAActaaatggattttaatttttatgtttaaaaGTAGCTGCTAAGGATGAATAGAATGATGGAGTGCTAGAAAAGTTTATGATTTGTATTTTAGATTACTGCCCATTTTGCTTTGATTTCACTGCCATGATATTTACTCCATTGTCTTTTGTAGGTCGTTGCATTCGGCACATGTATGACTATGGAGCTATCATCTTCTTAGGAATTGATAACTTACGATCCATTTTCCTTGATAGTGACAACTGTACAAAGTTAATTGAATTCATTTCTGATTCAACTTATCTAAGTGGTTGTGCAAGTCTTTTAGGCTCTACAACAACTTTGAAGAATCACTGGACAGTCTAAAATCCTTAACTATGCTAGGTTATTGTTGGGATTTCCTTTCCTAATATGTAAGTATTTCTCTCATATACTCTTTTGTCGACGAGGAATAGTGTCTTACTTAGTAATTCCTGGTCATTGTTTAACAGTTATGATATTAAAGTTGTTCAGAAGAACAAGTTCAATGATACAAATGAGTTATCGAAGAACCTTTTAAGTGGGAATGAGTGGTATTGTCAGCAAGCCTTTCAGGCTCTAAACCAGGCTGCAAGTAGATCTTCTTCTTCCTAAAATTTGTTTCTCCAACTCTACTTCATGTATGCATAGTTTGTTCTTTCCTATATTGTTCTTTCAAGTGGTCAGTTGTATTGTCTTTCATGCCATCCGGTGTCTTTCATGTCATCTAGTGTGACGCTTCCTTAATCCCATCATTTTGGTCATTGGTGGATAAATATTGTACCAGctaaatggatttttaatttttatgtttaaaaGTAGCTGTTAAGGATGAATTGAATGATTGAGTGTTAGAGAAGTTTATGATTTGTATTTTAGATTACTGCccattttgttttgatttcacTGCCATAATACTTACTTCATTGCCTTTTGTAGGTCGTTGCATTCGGCACAAGTATGACTATGGAGCTATATTTTCTTAGGTACTGATAACTTACGATCCATTTTCCTTGCTAGTGACAACTGTACAAAGTTAATTGAATTCATTTCTGAATTCATTTCTGATTCAATTTATCTAAGTGGTTGCGCAAGTCTCTTAGGCTCTACAACAACTTTGAAGAATCACTAGACAGTTTAAAATCCTTTTTTAGAGATGTGAAGGTAATGCAGTAGATGCATGATTTACTATCCAATATAGTATGAGTGAGAGTGAAATGGTGATGGAATACAGCAGCACTTCCACCTTGTTCCATTTTGATGATTGCTTGTTGTAACTACATCTTCGGTTCCTATAATGTGTAATATTGGTTCTGAATCAATTTAACTGTAATCATTGAGAGGGAGAAAAATTCGAAAGTCCAcaaaaaatatgagcattttaagatatatatatatatgtgcttTTAGAGTTGCAAAGGAAAGAATAAGATGTTCCAAATGGAAATTAGGATAGGACATCACATACCACCAGTAGTCCAATTGTTTGGTGGGCAAATACTTACAACACTTGTTAAGCATAACAATCTTGCTATGCCAAAATGGAGTTAGTCAAGAATCTTACATAGAAAACTCCAATATCAGTAAGGGCATGTTTTGTAGATAGGTTTACGATGGATTGGCCATTTTATCCACTTAAAACCTAAGTTTTGTACTGTGGTTTATTTTTGAAAAAGCCCAACAAACCTGTTGAAATTATCCCGGCCCGGAGTCAAAAGTGCCCAAATTCACTGTTagaccatccgcaatgggcggacgatggcacgcccgatggcgcgcatcgtccgcgccattcatcgtccgcccccactgtgggtgtgtggcataggccgcggacaATAGTCGAGGCCTATGCTTCtggcgcgacttaaaccgcggacgatggccatcgttcGCTCCATTGCagacgtcgcggacgatggccatcgtccgcggcatcgtccgccccattgtgaaggccgcggacgatggcacgcggtttcgtttttttataaatagcgttcatttgtaatatttcatttcacacgatttcatcttcgaaacttacatttacataattactacgaaatggattcaagccccaatagccctacgtttagcggagaggcgcattggccgggtacagaacccggcgattatcgttcgttcggcgacaacacccattacgatTCCGATTTAaatacggaatcgtatgggttgtctgatatGGAGCCGTCGCCGCATCGGCCGATCCCGCCCCCGCAGCGACCGGTgccgccaaggggaaggcgaagcggaaccggcagcgggcgcagaagttgccgcctcccggtgactgtgatgagtacgcccccggccgtacgaactactccggcgacgaaactctcactttggcccggtgttgggtagatatatcggaagatccgatattcgccaaCAACTAGAGACAAaccgcgtactgggagcgcatcgcggacctctacaattcggtcaagccgccgaccgcgtacaagcgcaagcgtgagcaactccgcaagcactgggatcaaatcAATAAGTAAGTGAACTTGTACTCGGTggagttcgagaagtgcgcGCGATCACAGGGGAGCAGCGAGAGCGTGCACAACGTGCGCTctaaagcgatgttgtcgtacctgtcgatgttcggcgagttcaagcaagaggccatctgggcgctcttgagggagaagcagaagttccaaggcggaattctgcacactggtgcgctgAAGAGGATGAAggtcaccgaagctggtgactacacgagcagcggcagcagcACTAACCCgattgacctcaaccggacgtacgtggatgaagggagttccggcacaccggtgtcctcccggcgtcctcccggcatCAAGGCTgtgaaggccaaggggaaggcgaccgcgacgtcatcgtcgaccgctgcaacccctgATCCGGACCCGGATGAGCTCCCGACGCAGACGTCCACCGCGTTTGCGTCGTTAGctacagcgtcgatggcaaggacgatgttgcagacgcacaaggtcctcaagaagtgcaccgaccccgaacaagccgagtatctccgtgcattactcgatgagttgcgtaggaagttgggaattgactcgacttagtttttttctttttttagttgaatggtgtaatttttttttattaaaacttcgccgcttgttatttagtcgttttttttactcgttacgtgttatttgaaaacagttaaattaattaaacaaaacaacaaaatgatgatgtggcgcgtcatagggcgcgccttagggcgccccactgctgatggtctTAGATCTAGAAAAACAATCCATCAAAATTTGATGGATTAATGACTGTTTCACAAGGATTTCTCCATTTACCCCTCAATTTCATTCCCCCATTTCTCTGCAACTGTGCTATTTCTCCTTGCTCCATGGCCGCCGGCGTTCGAGCCATTATTGTTGCCATATGCGAGCTGGTTGACGTGGCTTCCCCCATCTGCAAGCACTCTCTCTCGAACAACCATTTTCCTCTTCTCAGTCTCTTTCACGTCTCTCGGCCATGACCTCTATGCCATGGGCGTCGGAGTTTGAGTCATGGTGTCGGCGGTAGTGGCGACGCCCACAGAAATAGCCAAAATCAGCGGTGACGGTTTCTAATGGAGATCTGAGCCTCCTCGATCTATGGCCGCCATTGTCCTCGACTTGGCGGTAGCGCCGCACTCGGCTCTATTGGGGACAATGATGAGTTGCCTGTAACTTGTTGGGCACATAGCCTATTCGATTTTGGGAATTCTTCGTGTTCATTTCCGGATTTTGGGATGTTATTTGGTGGCGATGATGATCCCATGTTAAACTCTCTGAGCCTTTCATGGGATCAATGTAGTGCCCCACTTTGTGTTAAATTCTAACATTTGGTTGATTTTGTGTtcaatttgggatgttacattcAACTGGGACATATTGGTCTCTTGATTCTGGTATTTTGGTgtatatttctaaattttagttgaatttaattaatttttagattCTAAAATTCTAGATCGAAGGTCATATGTTTCTCAACTTTGGTTGAGTtcatttcatctttttttttgtgaataggTCGTTTCTTTTTTGAAATCTGGATGGTAGTAATGAGGGTAATAAGGTCATTTCAAATTGTACATGAATAATAACCCCAAAACTATCACGGGATAACTATCATGGTATATCACTCCACTCTACAAAACATTAGTACACGTAGATAAAATATGGTCTTATAGGCTTAATATGACATACTACAACTCAATTGATAAgatattttatcaaaataaaatgttgAAGTTCGATCAATCTTGAATGCATGATTATGAAGTCGGGGATGAGTTGTAATAGTAAAAAAAGGTTAATTGCATTGTAGTATTTGAAGTGTTTCAAGTTCACCCCAATTATATCTTGGAATAATACATTATTAATACACACGATTGTTTATTGCGATTGTTGGATTCTGAATTTTAATACGGTTCAATAATAGAGTTaggtttttaaaaaatatttattattttgtgtaAAGAATGACAACAAATTTGAATCGTTGCGGGCATATCTATTGATATAAAACAAGAAAATCAAGCACAACAATATTACAACAGTTAACGTATCAATATATTGTCAATAGTAATAATAAAGCACATCTATGTGGCAATATTATAAACTCAAAACTATCTATTTTATAATCATTATTggcaatttaaaaatataaaaatgagtgaaaaattaattgtgtataatacacttataaataaattttatgaaaaagcACAAATAAAATGTTTTTCATTATGACTTTAGAAGTGTTTAATGTTTTCAATTATGACTTTAGAAGTGTTTAAT
This sequence is a window from Salvia splendens isolate huo1 chromosome 14, SspV2, whole genome shotgun sequence. Protein-coding genes within it:
- the LOC121765570 gene encoding uncharacterized protein LOC121765570, whose amino-acid sequence is MYDYGAIIFLGIDNLRSIFLDSDNCTNYDIKVVQKNKFNDTNELSKNLLSGNECYDIKVVQKNKFNDTNELSKNLLSGNECYDIKVVQKNKFNDTNELSKNLLSGNECYDIKVVQKNKFNDTNELSKNLLSGNECYDIKVVQKNKFNDTNELSKNLLSGNEWYCQQAFQALNQAASRSSSS